The following proteins come from a genomic window of Triticum aestivum cultivar Chinese Spring chromosome 6A, IWGSC CS RefSeq v2.1, whole genome shotgun sequence:
- the LOC123131037 gene encoding desmethyl-deoxy-podophyllotoxin synthase: MPYYHFVLCLFWALLYHAVLRALSAAAKQPRPRLPPGPWQLPIIGSLHHLLRGLPHRTIRDLSLRHGPLMQLRVCERVAIVVSSAEAVREIYKGNEANFSERLSSPGIDELSRHGQGIIFAPYGDHWRLLRRILMTELLSARRVEAFRRIREEEAARLVSSLQAMSDGRLVNIDERLDEFMTDSAVRAIFGDKLPDRVAFMKNVKQGVDLSSLFDLRDLFPSSRLVRLLPRNGGKAERHRQEMFRLMDNILRSHEERRAARDGDDEQDMVDVLLRIQKEGNMRVSLTDGVIRALLIDVFGAALDTSITTLQWAMVELMANPSVMQRVQSEIDCVLAGQAAVQEASLKGMQYLRAIIKETLRLHPPAPFFPRLCMQDYKIQGYDVPQGAILLTNIWAISRDPKYWDEPQKFMPERFEGVGVADFRGADFEFTPFGVGRRICPGINFAYADIEIALASLLYHFDWELPPRVDPRKIDMTEVFGATVRRKAELFLCPIRRVPLYK; this comes from the exons ATGCCATACTACCACTTCGTCCTATGCCTCTTCTGGGCTCTCCTCTACCACGCCGTCCTACGCGCTCTTTCTGCCGCCGCCAAGCAGCCCCGGCCGAGGCTGCCACCCGGTCCGTGGCAGCTTCCGATCATCGGCAGCCTGCACCACCTGTTGCGCGGGCTCCCACACCGCACCATCCGCGATCTCTCCCTCCGGCATGGCCCGCTCATGCAGCTCCGGGTGTGCGAGCGCGtggccatcgtcgtctcctccGCCGAGGCCGTGAGGGAGATATACAAGGGCAACGAGGCCAACTTCTCGGAGCGGCTCAGCAGCCCGGGCATCGACGAGCTCTCAAGGCATGGCCAGGGGATTATCTTCGCGCCATACGGCGACCACTGGCGCTTGCTTCGCCGGATCCTCATGACGGAGCTGCTCAGCGCGCGGCGCGTCGAGGCGTTCCGGCGGATCCGCGAGGAGGAGGCGGCTCGCCTCGTCTCGTCGCTTCAGGCGATGTCCGATGGCCGGCTAGTGAACATCGACGAGCGGCTCGACGAGTTCATGACAGACTCGGCTGTGCGCGCCATCTTCGGTGACAAGCTGCCGGACAGAGTCGCGTTCATGAAGAACGTTAAGCAAGGAGTGGACCTGTCGTCGCTGTTCGACCTCCGGGACCTCTTCCCTTCGTCGCGGCTAGTTCGGCTGCTGCCGCGCAATGGTGGCAAGGCGGAGCGGCACCGTCAAGAGATGTTCCGGCTCATGGACAACATACTTAGGAGTCACGAGGAGAGAAGGGCAGCCAGAGATGGAGACGACGAACAGGACATGGTCGACGTGTTGCTGAGGATCCAGAAAGAAGGCAATATGCGAGTTTCCCTAACCGACGGAGTCATAAGGGCACTGCTCATA GATGTCTTCGGTGCAGCACTTGACACCTCAATTACTACTTTGCAATGGGCGATGGTTGAACTGATGGCGAACCCAAGCGTGATGCAGAGGGTGCAATCTGAGATAGACTGTGTCCTCGCCGGACAGGCCGCGGTACAAGAGGCTTCCCTAAAAGGCATGCAATACCTGAGGGCAATTATTAAAGAGACCTTGCGACTGCATCCTCCTGCTCCGTTCTTTCCTAGATTGTGCATGCAAGACTATAAGATTCAAGGATACGATGTACCACAAGGAGCGATTCTGCTAACCAACATATGGGCAATCTCTAGGGACCCAAAGTATTGGGATGAGCCACAGAAGTTCATGCCAGAGAGGTTCGAAGGCGTGGGTGTTGCTGACTTTAGAGGTGCGGACTTCGAGTTCACTCCTTTCGGTGTTGGGCGGAGGATTTGCCCTGGGATCAACTTTGCGTATGCGGACATTGAGATTGCGTTGGCTAGCCTTCTTTACCATTTTGACTGGGAGCTGCCTCCCAGAGTTGACCCAAGGAAAATAGACATGACAGAGGTGTTTGGAGCAACTGTTCGAAGGAAGGCCGAGCTATTTTTGTGCCCCATTCGTCGTGTCCCCCTCTATAAATGA